One Caretta caretta isolate rCarCar2 chromosome 6, rCarCar1.hap1, whole genome shotgun sequence genomic region harbors:
- the LOC142072286 gene encoding olfactory receptor 5AR1-like: MEKENHSDVTEFILSGLTDRPELQVPLFVVFLLIYGITLVGNGGMILIITTDPQLHTPMYFFLRNLSFCDLCISLIISPKMLLNFLAERKSISYTACAVQMSLSIVFADVECLLLAVMAYDRYVAICNPLLYTVIMSRQLCNQLVVGVYSVGIVDSMIYTCCTFRLSFCSSNIINHFFCDIPPLLALSCSDTHINEIMMFAFTLCFTVSIFVTILLSYVYITSTILQIRSAEGRRKAFSTCSFHLTSVVLFYGTQLFMYLRPTSSFSMDTDKIVSVFYTLVIPMLNPLIYSLRNTEVKDSVRRAMNKLLTNS, from the coding sequence ATGGAAAAGGAAAATCACTCAGATGTGACTGAGTTCATTCTCTCAGGACTGACAGATCGTCCAGAGCTGCAGGTCCCCCTGTTTGTGGTGTTCCTACTGATTTATGGTATCACCCTGGTGGGGAACGGGGGGATGATCTTGATAATCACGACTGACCCCCAACTCCACACCCCaatgtactttttcctcaggaatttgtctttctgtgacctctgcatTTCCTTGATAATTTCCCCTAAGATGCTGCTGAATTTCTTAGCCGAGAGGAAAAGCATTTCTTACACTGCCTGCGCTGTGCAAATGTCTCTCTCTATCGTTTTCGCAGATGTTGAGtgcctcttgctggctgtgatggcgtatgaccgttatgtggccatctgtaacccGCTGCTCTATACGGTCATCATGTCCAGGCAGCTTTGTAACCAGCTGGTGGTTGGGGTGTACTCTGTGGGGATTGTGGATTCAATGATATACACGTGTTGTACATTTcggctgtcattctgcagctccaacatcatcaatcatttcttctgtgacatcccCCCGCTGCTGGCGCTCTCCTGTTCTGACACCCACATCAATGAGATTATGATGTTTGCTTTCACGTTGTGCTTTACAGTGAGCATCTTTGTGACCATCCTCCTCTCCTATGTCTATATCACCTCCACTATCCTGCAGATCCGCTCCGCCGAGGGCCGgcgcaaagccttctccacctgctctttCCACTTGACCTCTGTGGTCCTGTTTTATGGCACCCAACTCTTCATGTATTTacgtcccacctccagctttTCAATGGACACGGACAAAATAGTCTCAGTGTTTTACACATTGgtgatccccatgttgaaccccctcatctacagcctgaggaataCGGAGGTGAAGGACTCCGTGAGGAGAGCAATGAATAAACTGCTAACCAATTCTTGA